The following coding sequences lie in one Sulfurimonas hongkongensis genomic window:
- the folE gene encoding GTP cyclohydrolase I FolE, with translation MDNKKNIEFENAVKIMMLYVDEDPEREGLKATPSRVRKAYEFIYGGYKEDPKAILEKALFTSSNDEMVLLKDIEFYSTCEHHLLPIIGRVHVAYIPDGKVVGLSKIPRVVNVFARRMQIQEQLTEQIADAIMDAIAPKGVAVVIAARHMCMEMRGVEKINSTTTSSALRGLFKKDEKTRSEFFSLINSPTGTRY, from the coding sequence ATGGACAACAAAAAAAACATAGAGTTTGAAAATGCTGTAAAAATTATGATGCTTTATGTGGATGAAGACCCAGAGAGAGAGGGCTTAAAAGCAACTCCCTCAAGAGTTAGAAAAGCATATGAGTTTATATATGGTGGGTACAAAGAAGATCCAAAAGCCATACTTGAAAAAGCTCTTTTTACAAGCTCAAACGATGAAATGGTGCTTTTAAAAGATATAGAATTTTACTCAACTTGTGAGCATCATCTACTTCCTATTATAGGTCGTGTTCATGTAGCTTATATTCCAGATGGTAAAGTTGTAGGACTTTCTAAAATACCACGAGTAGTAAACGTTTTTGCTCGCCGTATGCAGATACAAGAGCAATTAACAGAACAGATAGCAGATGCCATTATGGATGCTATAGCACCAAAAGGTGTAGCAGTTGTAATTGCTGCTCGTCATATGTGTATGGAGATGAGAGGAGTTGAGAAGATCAACTCTACTACAACATCTTCAGCCCTGCGAGGTCTTTTTAAAAAAGATGAAAAAACAAGAAGTGAGTTTTTCTCTTTGATAAACTCACCTACAGGTACTAGATACTAA